The Treponema medium genome has a window encoding:
- a CDS encoding SpiroCoCo family coiled-coil protein gives MLILFFRQMDKNSRSIEKAKKYGDRVKDEIEGFVKERTQNLRDAAIELDAKLSQAIAAVNRLDSIYNDFMKKSDVLTARSSSIDAIEKNVAGAEETIKTVMDMAALAEKNLARVSQESDFVDSLAKKITDARSELNHISKLMPEMQDSFYKQNREHLQMLEEQLTAGFNNTISAFENRVAGAEKKSAELLEVTSIQLNDLYKKAFTEASKKAQNLGDESFAKLQNQMEMQMQHYKSVLDDRSAALEAEITAGMAENKALAQKFKQDWQEEADKLESSLHSKFSAAEIAFTQRITNLEKGLEKTEADMQNTNRQLDSRLTEFETGLNTRLEKTAAKAAQSLTALSQSADTKFAEYKKQATYYYEKFDKSIAGIDKLSAEMEKAQESVKDRLLQDFGKHTYTMQEKYNGFEKHFSERANALASRLQEITEQLNVLREESQAALSEKLHTFETDFASELTRRSDALSGDIQKLRNDVTERLALMGSESESARRDLEDAYKQDLKARLAQTAEEYKGHFAKFKEDIAAIEEGIAKRITASDEALLAYNTQFKNMMDQTKEKAQTYMRNELSGLKLELQESMRQQSVEVENATKEVKNWLDTVKQESGGQLDAAKADFETWKARIDQQLAEMRTTVDEKVANFTASTERAIEGIGSKYTSYYKDFSVKSDEALKLMQQRINDLNAKVQSAEEEFSAQVRSVTETFTRDAEQATNELDKRINNATGEANHSLDNIRELVHGLRSEVEETQHDLFEKIRRDSEQLTETVEEIDKRQNAFITQTRVFDRADELKADLEQNIEKLKAEVTRFEIYRNTMDDLNLKYEKVTHLEEEATQKIARFMGERKNIEILENDFAKLSVLSESMDKKLVELASADDELQRYQVQIRRIEESIADVNTRYDRLEKKGTVLDQTVQSIDAAFEDLKTVEKDIKSVQSKLYTIPPELQDIQEKMEYLISNQEKAEKAREQLDTIDELLGELEGRIEKLHNAREWLAGTETRLQDISKNSENQLKLLADLVKTEKPVNKTEGATTVGTRENVLKLFRSGWTQDAIANALNLSQGEVQLILELAEK, from the coding sequence GCAGAATTTGCGCGATGCGGCGATCGAGCTTGACGCAAAACTTTCGCAAGCCATTGCGGCTGTTAACCGGCTCGATTCCATATATAACGATTTTATGAAAAAATCCGATGTGTTGACTGCCCGTTCATCATCCATCGATGCAATAGAAAAAAATGTTGCGGGGGCGGAGGAGACTATTAAGACCGTTATGGATATGGCTGCTCTTGCGGAAAAAAATCTAGCGCGGGTTAGTCAGGAATCCGACTTTGTCGATTCGCTTGCAAAAAAAATTACGGATGCACGGAGCGAATTGAATCATATTTCAAAACTGATGCCCGAAATGCAGGATAGCTTTTATAAGCAGAATCGTGAACATCTCCAGATGCTTGAAGAACAGCTTACTGCGGGTTTCAATAATACTATTAGTGCTTTTGAAAACAGGGTTGCCGGCGCAGAGAAAAAAAGTGCGGAGTTGCTTGAGGTAACCTCAATCCAATTGAACGACCTTTATAAAAAGGCGTTTACGGAGGCGAGTAAAAAAGCGCAAAACCTTGGCGATGAATCTTTTGCTAAATTGCAGAACCAGATGGAAATGCAGATGCAGCATTATAAGTCGGTGCTTGATGACCGTTCCGCAGCGCTTGAGGCGGAGATTACCGCCGGTATGGCCGAAAATAAAGCGCTTGCTCAAAAGTTTAAACAGGATTGGCAAGAGGAAGCGGATAAGTTGGAAAGTTCACTACATTCAAAGTTCAGCGCTGCGGAGATTGCCTTTACACAGCGCATCACCAATCTTGAAAAGGGCTTGGAGAAAACCGAGGCGGATATGCAGAATACGAACCGGCAGCTTGATTCGCGGCTTACGGAATTTGAAACGGGATTAAATACCCGCCTCGAAAAAACGGCGGCAAAGGCAGCGCAAAGCCTGACCGCGCTGTCCCAATCGGCAGATACAAAGTTTGCCGAATATAAAAAGCAAGCGACCTACTATTACGAAAAATTTGATAAGTCCATTGCCGGTATCGATAAGCTTTCTGCCGAGATGGAAAAAGCGCAAGAATCGGTAAAAGACCGGCTTTTGCAAGACTTTGGAAAACATACCTATACCATGCAGGAAAAATACAACGGATTCGAAAAACATTTTTCCGAACGGGCGAATGCGCTTGCCAGTCGCTTGCAGGAGATAACCGAACAACTGAACGTTCTGCGTGAAGAATCGCAAGCCGCGCTCTCCGAAAAGCTGCATACTTTTGAAACCGATTTTGCAAGCGAGCTAACCCGCCGCAGCGATGCACTCAGCGGAGACATCCAAAAGCTGCGGAATGATGTTACCGAACGGCTTGCGCTGATGGGATCGGAAAGCGAGTCGGCACGTAGGGATTTGGAAGATGCGTATAAACAGGATTTAAAAGCGCGGCTTGCGCAAACGGCGGAGGAGTACAAGGGGCACTTTGCAAAATTCAAAGAAGATATTGCTGCAATCGAAGAAGGAATTGCCAAACGTATTACGGCAAGCGACGAGGCGCTCTTAGCCTATAACACTCAGTTTAAAAATATGATGGATCAGACAAAGGAAAAAGCTCAAACATATATGCGCAATGAGCTTTCCGGTCTCAAGCTTGAACTGCAAGAATCGATGCGGCAGCAGAGTGTTGAAGTTGAAAATGCTACAAAAGAGGTAAAAAACTGGCTTGATACGGTTAAACAAGAATCAGGCGGGCAGCTCGATGCAGCTAAAGCCGATTTTGAAACATGGAAGGCGCGTATCGATCAACAACTGGCAGAGATGCGGACTACGGTAGACGAAAAGGTTGCTAATTTTACTGCATCGACGGAACGAGCTATCGAAGGCATCGGTTCAAAATACACCTCGTACTATAAAGATTTCAGCGTGAAAAGCGACGAGGCGCTTAAGCTGATGCAGCAGAGAATCAATGATCTGAATGCAAAGGTGCAGAGTGCCGAAGAAGAATTTTCTGCACAGGTGCGCAGCGTTACCGAAACCTTTACGCGCGATGCGGAACAGGCTACCAACGAGCTGGATAAACGGATTAACAACGCGACGGGGGAAGCAAATCATTCGCTTGACAACATACGGGAGCTGGTACACGGCCTGCGCAGTGAAGTGGAAGAAACGCAGCATGATTTATTCGAAAAGATACGGCGCGATTCCGAGCAGCTGACCGAAACCGTAGAAGAAATCGATAAGCGGCAAAACGCCTTTATTACACAGACGCGTGTATTTGATCGTGCAGACGAATTGAAGGCTGATTTGGAACAAAACATCGAAAAATTGAAGGCGGAGGTTACCCGCTTTGAAATTTACCGCAATACAATGGATGATCTGAATCTGAAATACGAAAAGGTAACTCATCTTGAAGAGGAAGCAACACAGAAAATCGCGCGATTTATGGGTGAGCGTAAAAATATTGAAATTTTGGAAAACGATTTTGCAAAACTGAGTGTGCTGTCCGAGTCGATGGATAAAAAGCTTGTTGAGCTTGCTTCGGCTGATGATGAATTACAGCGCTATCAGGTACAGATTCGGCGTATTGAAGAAAGCATTGCCGATGTAAATACCCGCTATGACCGCTTGGAGAAAAAAGGTACCGTGCTCGACCAAACGGTACAGAGCATCGATGCTGCCTTTGAAGATTTAAAGACGGTTGAAAAAGATATTAAGTCGGTACAGAGTAAGCTCTACACCATTCCGCCCGAACTGCAGGATATTCAAGAAAAGATGGAGTATCTTATTTCCAATCAGGAAAAAGCGGAGAAGGCGCGGGAGCAGCTTGATACCATCGATGAATTGCTTGGAGAGCTTGAGGGGCGCATTGAAAAACTGCACAATGCCCGTGAATGGCTTGCCGGTACTGAAACGCGCTTACAAGATATATCGAAGAATTCCGAAAATCAGTTGAAACTGTTGGCGGATTTGGTTAAGACCGAAAAACCGGTGAACAAAACGGAGGGTGCAACGACAGTCGGTACCCGTGAGAATGTGTTAAAGCTCTTTAGAAGCGGATGGACGCAGGACGCTATTGCCAATGCCCTCAATCTATCGCAAGGAGAAGTGCAGCTCATCCTAGAGCTTGCCGAAAAATAG
- the ispF gene encoding 2-C-methyl-D-erythritol 2,4-cyclodiphosphate synthase, whose amino-acid sequence MIRIGLGYDLHTLVEGRPLILGGIHIPFEKGEAGHSDGDVLLHALADSLLGAACLGDIGELFPPNDPQWKNADSRMLLKTVWERILTAGWQLENADCVIAIQKPKILPYREAIRRSIAEILSVEIDQIFVKAKTGEGVGIIGSGTAAAVWCTCLLSR is encoded by the coding sequence ATGATACGAATTGGCTTAGGTTATGATCTCCACACCCTTGTTGAAGGCAGACCGTTAATCTTAGGCGGGATTCATATTCCTTTTGAAAAAGGGGAAGCGGGGCATTCAGACGGGGATGTACTACTCCATGCGCTTGCGGATTCCTTACTCGGAGCTGCTTGTCTTGGCGACATCGGCGAGCTTTTCCCGCCGAATGATCCGCAGTGGAAGAATGCCGACTCCCGGATGCTCCTAAAAACGGTGTGGGAACGGATCCTGACAGCAGGCTGGCAGCTTGAAAACGCCGATTGCGTTATTGCGATTCAAAAGCCGAAAATTCTGCCGTACCGCGAGGCAATCCGCCGGTCTATTGCGGAAATTCTATCGGTAGAAATCGATCAAATTTTTGTCAAAGCAAAAACCGGCGAAGGGGTCGGCATTATCGGCAGCGGTACGGCCGCCGCCGTGTGGTGCACCTGTCTTCTCTCTCGCTAG